Proteins from a single region of Chryseobacterium scophthalmum:
- a CDS encoding SanA/YdcF family protein — MRIIRNIFKLFFVSVEIVFLLICLSNAWVFGLTNGRTYTKISKIPPREVALVLGTSPRMRSGLSNPYFTKRMDATALLYHHGKIKKIIVSGEKSKGYNEPAAMKNYLIYQEGVPEEIIIEDPEGFNTYKSILRCKDVYNKKNVIIVSQGFHNLRALFFARNNNMNALGFDAQDVTKPESYYRNQSREILARVAAVVYFIFGISSD, encoded by the coding sequence TTGAGAATCATCCGAAACATATTTAAATTATTTTTTGTATCAGTAGAAATTGTTTTTCTTCTGATATGTTTGTCTAATGCCTGGGTTTTCGGATTGACCAATGGTAGAACTTATACCAAGATTTCAAAAATTCCGCCAAGAGAAGTTGCTTTGGTTTTAGGAACCTCCCCAAGAATGCGTTCCGGACTTTCTAATCCTTATTTTACCAAAAGGATGGATGCAACTGCATTGCTCTATCATCACGGAAAAATTAAGAAAATTATTGTAAGCGGCGAAAAAAGCAAAGGATATAATGAACCTGCCGCGATGAAAAACTATCTGATTTATCAGGAAGGTGTGCCCGAAGAAATCATTATAGAAGATCCTGAAGGTTTTAATACGTACAAAAGTATCTTAAGGTGTAAAGATGTTTACAATAAGAAAAATGTGATTATCGTTTCTCAGGGTTTTCATAATTTGAGAGCATTATTTTTTGCACGAAACAATAACATGAATGCTTTAGGTTTTGATGCGCAAGATGTTACAAAACCAGAAAGTTACTACAGAAACCAATCCCGCGAAATCCTCGCAAGAGTGGCCGCTGTAGTTTATTTTATTTTTGGAATTTCTTCGGATTAG
- a CDS encoding ABC transporter ATP-binding protein — MHLQIKQANIGYDKTLISNANASLNLGDVCLLIGNNGVGKTTLIKSILHQNPLLSGEILINNKNVKHLSVKEIAENIAIVFSKAIIPQNFTVEDLISLGKYIYYPFYFELKKEDRDEVSDIITELDLEQYKNTPLKNLSDGNLQKAFIGRALTQNSPIIILDEPTTHLDEKNKIIILKTLRKLAKEQNKLILFSSHDWRLAKEFADKIWYVKNQELFSGIVEDILLKHDELTNASLFQVNKNFVAPSIISPEIQKEMLYSLLQKNFQKDLSLFHFQYHNTFWEISYKNEIYKCESFEEIVNLVAKLH; from the coding sequence ATGCACCTACAAATAAAACAAGCCAATATCGGCTACGACAAAACCTTAATTTCAAATGCCAATGCATCTTTGAATTTAGGAGACGTTTGCTTGTTGATTGGAAATAACGGTGTTGGAAAAACTACTTTAATTAAATCTATTCTTCATCAAAATCCTTTGTTGAGTGGAGAAATTTTAATTAACAACAAAAATGTAAAACATTTATCGGTAAAAGAAATTGCCGAAAATATTGCCATTGTTTTTTCTAAAGCGATCATTCCGCAAAATTTCACGGTTGAAGATTTGATTTCTTTAGGAAAATACATTTATTATCCTTTTTATTTTGAGCTTAAAAAAGAAGATCGGGATGAAGTTTCAGATATTATTACAGAATTAGATTTAGAGCAATATAAAAATACCCCCTTAAAAAATCTATCTGACGGAAATCTCCAAAAAGCCTTTATTGGACGTGCATTAACGCAGAACTCGCCTATTATTATCTTAGATGAACCAACAACTCATTTGGATGAAAAGAATAAAATTATTATTCTAAAAACACTTCGGAAACTTGCCAAAGAACAAAATAAACTGATTTTATTTTCTTCCCACGATTGGCGATTGGCAAAAGAATTTGCCGATAAAATCTGGTATGTTAAAAACCAGGAATTATTTTCGGGAATTGTTGAGGATATTTTACTAAAGCATGATGAGTTGACCAATGCATCATTATTCCAGGTAAATAAAAATTTTGTGGCTCCTTCCATTATTTCGCCCGAAATTCAAAAAGAGATGCTCTACTCTTTATTGCAAAAAAACTTTCAAAAAGACCTTTCATTATTCCATTTTCAATATCATAATACATTTTGGGAGATTTCTTATAAAAACGAAATCTACAAATGCGAATCCTTCGAAGAAATCGTTAATTTGGTTGCAAAGCTTCATTAA
- a CDS encoding 3-hydroxyacyl-CoA dehydrogenase/enoyl-CoA hydratase family protein, with protein sequence MKRRIKHVTVLGSGIMGSGIAAHFANIGVQVSLLDIVPFELNEAEQKKGLTKDDKAVRNRIASENFEKLKKASPALLYSPKFAERIKVGNFDDDLAKIKDTDWIIEVVVEKLDIKKSVYEKIEQFRKLGTLVSSNTSGIPINMLVEGRSDDFKHYFAGTHFFNPVRYLPLLEIIPTKDTSPEIIDFYMNYGAKFLGKTTVLAKDTPAFIANRIGVFSMMDLLHNVQKLGLNVSDVDKLTGPVIGRPKSATFRTADVVGLDTLVMVANGVRQSGAEANDFNNVFALPDYIQKMVDNKWLGSKTEQGFYKKVKGADGKSEIHGLNLDTLEYELQGKSSFPTLELTKNIDKPIDRFKVLIGGKDKAGELYRKSLGALFAYVSHKVPEISDEVYKIDDAMRAGFGWENGPFEIWDAVGVQKGIELAKEAGYEVSDWVKNVESFYKVNEDGQSIYVDKNSGEYNKIPGQDAFIILDNIRKNKTLWSNSGSSIEDLGDGIINFEIRSKMNSLGGEVLDGLNRAIDLAEKEYDGLVIGNQGTNFSVGANLAMILMMAIEQDWDDLNMAIAYFQKSMMRVRYSSIPVVVAPHGMTLGGGCEMTMHADRVVAAAETYIGLVETGVGVIPGGGGTKEFALRTSREFHSDDVKNNRLREAFMNIAMGKVATSAYEAYDMGILEKGKDIVVVDKKRQIAEAKKVAKLLAEQGYTQPIEQTVKVLGKDALGMFYVGTDQMLTGNFISAHDKKIADKLANVLVGGNLSEPTVVTEQYLLNLERETFLQLCGERKTLERIQFMLQKGKPLRN encoded by the coding sequence ATGAAAAGAAGAATCAAACACGTTACGGTATTAGGTTCCGGAATTATGGGAAGCGGTATTGCTGCACACTTTGCCAATATTGGCGTGCAGGTTTCACTGCTCGATATTGTTCCTTTTGAATTAAATGAAGCCGAACAGAAAAAAGGTTTGACAAAAGACGACAAAGCTGTGCGAAACAGAATTGCTTCCGAAAACTTTGAAAAACTTAAAAAAGCAAGTCCTGCACTACTCTATTCTCCGAAATTTGCAGAGCGAATTAAAGTAGGGAATTTTGATGATGATTTAGCGAAAATAAAAGATACAGACTGGATCATTGAAGTTGTCGTTGAAAAACTTGACATCAAAAAATCGGTTTACGAAAAAATTGAACAGTTTAGAAAACTAGGAACTTTAGTTTCTTCAAATACTTCCGGAATCCCGATCAATATGTTGGTGGAAGGAAGAAGCGATGATTTTAAACATTATTTTGCAGGAACACATTTTTTTAATCCGGTAAGATATCTTCCTCTTTTAGAAATTATTCCTACAAAAGATACATCTCCTGAAATTATTGATTTCTATATGAATTATGGAGCGAAATTCTTAGGCAAAACAACTGTTTTAGCAAAAGATACTCCTGCATTTATCGCCAATAGAATTGGGGTTTTCTCGATGATGGATCTGCTTCATAATGTTCAGAAATTAGGTTTAAATGTTTCTGATGTCGATAAATTGACAGGTCCGGTTATTGGTCGACCAAAATCTGCGACGTTCAGAACAGCCGATGTTGTAGGTTTAGATACTTTGGTAATGGTTGCAAATGGTGTTCGTCAAAGCGGTGCTGAAGCGAATGATTTCAACAATGTTTTTGCCCTTCCTGATTATATTCAGAAAATGGTAGACAACAAATGGTTGGGTTCAAAAACCGAACAAGGTTTCTATAAAAAAGTGAAAGGCGCAGACGGAAAATCTGAAATTCACGGATTAAACCTTGATACTTTAGAATACGAACTTCAAGGAAAATCTTCTTTCCCTACTTTAGAATTAACTAAAAATATCGACAAGCCAATTGACAGATTTAAAGTCTTAATTGGTGGTAAAGATAAAGCTGGAGAGCTTTACAGAAAATCTTTGGGAGCATTATTCGCTTATGTTTCGCACAAAGTTCCTGAAATTTCGGACGAAGTTTACAAAATCGACGATGCAATGAGAGCTGGTTTCGGTTGGGAAAATGGTCCATTTGAAATTTGGGATGCCGTTGGTGTTCAAAAAGGTATCGAATTGGCTAAAGAAGCTGGTTACGAGGTTTCAGACTGGGTTAAAAATGTGGAATCTTTCTATAAAGTCAATGAAGATGGACAAAGCATTTATGTTGATAAAAATTCGGGAGAATACAACAAAATTCCAGGTCAAGATGCTTTTATTATTTTAGATAATATCAGAAAAAATAAGACACTTTGGAGCAATTCAGGTTCTTCAATTGAAGATTTAGGCGACGGAATTATCAATTTTGAAATCCGTTCTAAAATGAATTCTCTTGGAGGCGAAGTTTTAGACGGATTAAACAGAGCAATTGATTTAGCTGAAAAAGAATACGACGGATTAGTAATCGGGAATCAAGGCACAAATTTCTCTGTTGGAGCGAATTTAGCGATGATTTTAATGATGGCGATCGAGCAGGATTGGGATGATTTGAATATGGCAATTGCTTATTTCCAAAAATCGATGATGAGAGTTCGTTACTCTTCTATTCCTGTTGTTGTTGCTCCTCACGGAATGACTTTAGGTGGTGGTTGCGAAATGACAATGCATGCAGACCGAGTGGTTGCAGCTGCAGAAACTTACATCGGATTGGTAGAAACCGGAGTTGGTGTAATTCCAGGCGGTGGCGGAACGAAAGAATTTGCTTTGAGAACTTCAAGAGAATTCCACAGTGACGATGTGAAAAACAACCGTCTTCGTGAAGCTTTCATGAATATTGCCATGGGAAAAGTGGCAACTTCTGCTTACGAAGCTTACGACATGGGAATTCTTGAAAAAGGAAAAGATATCGTAGTCGTTGACAAAAAACGTCAGATCGCAGAAGCTAAAAAAGTTGCAAAATTATTAGCTGAACAAGGTTATACTCAACCCATTGAGCAAACGGTAAAAGTTCTTGGTAAAGACGCTCTTGGAATGTTCTATGTGGGAACCGACCAAATGTTAACAGGAAACTTTATCTCTGCACACGATAAAAAGATTGCAGATAAATTAGCCAATGTTTTGGTAGGTGGAAATCTTTCTGAACCAACTGTTGTGACCGAACAATATTTATTGAATCTTGAAAGAGAAACCTTCCTACAGCTTTGTGGCGAAAGAAAAACTTTGGAGAGAATTCAGTTTATGTTACAGAAAGGAAAACCGTTAAGAAATTAA
- a CDS encoding flavin reductase family protein codes for MEQQIYKGKLTQFHCLKIAKKEDLTKNTFSLELEIPEDLEENFTFEAGQFVSVKFNAEGKEVINDYSMTSAPYEKKIALGIKINSENGATAQLYNNYEVGDELLVSEPNGRFTLVSKPSEFRTIVGFAAGIGITPILSHFKNILHNEPRTRLFLFLGNKRSEELVYRDLLDNLARQHHNRLQIFYFYSQEKTADQFFYGRLDAKKLNLIINQILHLDDTDEESTIWDAVDEVLICGKGEMIKTLANACYHHGIPKKNIHFELFEEFNDDIYPVEKEFPLIENVEVDFQLLGKKYQTVLSNNREKILQQLLIQKFPVPYSCKSGICGSCECTVEEGEVELLENEYLTEKEEAQGKILACMSIAKTKKIKLNFDFN; via the coding sequence ATGGAACAACAAATCTATAAAGGAAAACTGACGCAGTTTCACTGCCTAAAAATAGCTAAAAAGGAAGACCTGACCAAAAATACTTTTTCGCTGGAGCTTGAGATCCCGGAGGATTTAGAAGAAAATTTCACGTTTGAAGCAGGGCAATTTGTAAGTGTAAAATTCAATGCTGAAGGAAAAGAAGTTATTAATGATTATTCAATGACTTCGGCTCCGTATGAGAAAAAAATAGCTTTAGGAATTAAAATCAATTCTGAAAACGGTGCAACCGCACAGCTTTATAACAATTATGAAGTTGGTGATGAATTGCTTGTGAGCGAACCCAATGGCAGATTTACTTTAGTTTCTAAACCCAGCGAATTCAGAACGATTGTAGGCTTTGCTGCAGGAATTGGAATTACCCCCATTTTAAGCCATTTTAAAAATATTCTTCATAATGAACCGAGAACGAGACTGTTTCTTTTTCTTGGAAATAAACGCTCTGAAGAACTTGTTTACCGTGATCTTTTAGATAATCTTGCAAGGCAACATCACAACAGATTGCAGATTTTTTATTTTTATTCGCAGGAGAAAACCGCAGATCAGTTTTTCTACGGAAGATTAGATGCAAAAAAATTGAATTTAATTATCAATCAAATCCTACATTTGGATGATACCGATGAAGAATCCACAATTTGGGATGCCGTTGACGAAGTTTTAATTTGTGGAAAAGGGGAGATGATAAAAACTTTAGCCAATGCTTGTTATCACCACGGAATTCCAAAAAAGAACATTCATTTTGAATTGTTTGAAGAATTTAATGATGATATTTATCCTGTAGAAAAAGAATTTCCATTGATAGAAAATGTAGAGGTAGATTTTCAGCTTTTGGGAAAAAAATATCAAACGGTACTTTCAAATAATCGGGAAAAAATTCTTCAACAGCTTTTGATTCAGAAATTCCCGGTTCCTTATTCATGCAAATCAGGAATTTGTGGAAGCTGCGAATGTACTGTAGAAGAAGGCGAAGTAGAACTTTTGGAAAACGAATATCTTACCGAAAAAGAGGAAGCTCAAGGCAAAATATTAGCATGTATGTCAATTGCAAAAACTAAGAAAATAAAGCTTAACTTTGATTTTAATTGA
- a CDS encoding TrmH family RNA methyltransferase — translation MLTAHTIKILQSLDKKKFRQKYNLFLVEGNKTILELPNSNFKIKEIFSTEPNNFLSKDVQFTQITENELKKISFLQNPKDSVAVCELLERSEFIDKDFQLVLDGIQDPGNLGTIIRLADWFGIEQIICSEDTVDFYNPKVIQATMGSFTRVNIVYCNLVDYLSKTENINVGTDMEGENIYHFEKPKKINLILGNEGNGMRDETEKLLHKKISIPRFGKSQSTESLNVSMAAGIILGQMFSK, via the coding sequence ATGCTTACAGCTCATACAATTAAAATTTTACAGTCTTTAGATAAAAAGAAGTTCAGGCAAAAATACAACTTGTTTTTGGTTGAAGGGAATAAAACTATTCTTGAACTTCCTAATTCTAACTTTAAAATTAAAGAAATATTTTCTACAGAACCTAACAATTTTCTGTCCAAAGATGTTCAGTTTACACAGATCACTGAAAATGAACTTAAAAAAATAAGTTTTTTACAAAATCCTAAAGATTCTGTAGCGGTTTGTGAATTGCTAGAAAGATCTGAGTTTATTGACAAAGATTTCCAATTGGTTTTAGACGGAATTCAGGATCCCGGAAATTTGGGGACGATTATCCGTTTGGCAGACTGGTTTGGAATTGAACAGATTATTTGTAGTGAAGACACGGTGGATTTTTACAATCCAAAGGTTATTCAGGCAACCATGGGTTCTTTTACAAGAGTAAATATCGTCTATTGCAATTTGGTTGATTATCTTTCAAAAACTGAAAACATCAATGTGGGAACCGATATGGAAGGGGAGAATATTTATCATTTCGAAAAACCAAAGAAAATCAATCTTATTTTAGGAAACGAAGGAAACGGAATGCGTGATGAAACAGAAAAACTTCTTCACAAGAAAATAAGTATTCCAAGATTTGGAAAATCGCAGTCTACAGAAAGCCTGAATGTTTCTATGGCTGCAGGAATTATTTTAGGCCAAATGTTTTCAAAATAG
- a CDS encoding TlpA family protein disulfide reductase: protein MKKIILTAILATVLIGCKKEAKKTEENISATDSANIQSTPESETSKISLKEVDQKGLTEILSKNNDTLYVTNFFATWCGPCMMEMPHFKKKIEELKGQPVKFTFINIFNKPDWQTEVSAFAQTSGLADKILLLDDSKLNQDFFKNFQQWSGNNIPFTFFRKGDKTEEAVGSMSEEMLNSKIDSFLK from the coding sequence ATGAAAAAAATAATTTTGACTGCAATTTTAGCAACTGTTCTTATCGGTTGTAAAAAAGAAGCAAAAAAAACAGAAGAAAATATCAGCGCAACAGACTCTGCAAATATTCAGAGCACACCGGAAAGTGAAACTTCTAAAATCTCACTTAAAGAAGTTGATCAAAAAGGCTTAACTGAGATTCTGTCTAAAAATAACGATACTTTATATGTAACCAATTTTTTTGCAACCTGGTGTGGACCATGCATGATGGAAATGCCTCATTTTAAAAAGAAAATTGAAGAGTTAAAAGGGCAACCCGTAAAGTTTACTTTTATAAATATTTTTAATAAACCAGATTGGCAAACCGAAGTTTCTGCTTTTGCACAAACAAGCGGTTTGGCAGATAAAATTCTTCTTCTTGATGATAGCAAGTTAAACCAAGATTTTTTTAAAAATTTTCAACAATGGAGTGGAAATAATATTCCATTTACGTTCTTCAGAAAAGGTGATAAAACCGAAGAAGCTGTAGGTTCAATGAGTGAAGAAATGCTTAATTCAAAGATTGATTCTTTTCTAAAATAA
- a CDS encoding MarR family winged helix-turn-helix transcriptional regulator translates to MDNNKEKTENVDLILKQTWLAVSKMYTELAQEHDSTAVQALTLLKIDPKEGTRSTNLGPKMAIEPTSLTRIIKLLEDNGYIYKEKTTTDKREVIIKLTDKGLSSRNMSKEVVVNFNKKVMEKISPDKLETFKEVMSEIMKIAADLNNRK, encoded by the coding sequence ATGGATAATAATAAAGAAAAAACAGAAAACGTAGACCTCATTCTAAAACAGACTTGGTTGGCTGTTTCAAAAATGTATACTGAGCTTGCACAAGAACACGATTCTACTGCTGTTCAGGCTTTAACATTACTGAAAATTGATCCCAAAGAAGGGACAAGAAGTACCAATTTAGGTCCAAAAATGGCAATCGAGCCAACTTCTCTCACAAGAATTATTAAACTCCTTGAAGACAACGGATATATCTACAAAGAAAAGACGACTACCGATAAAAGAGAAGTCATCATTAAGCTTACGGATAAAGGATTAAGCTCAAGAAACATGTCGAAAGAAGTGGTGGTAAATTTCAACAAAAAAGTGATGGAGAAAATTTCTCCTGATAAATTGGAAACCTTCAAAGAAGTAATGAGTGAAATCATGAAAATTGCTGCCGACTTGAATAACAGAAAATAA
- the tamL gene encoding translocation and assembly module lipoprotein TamL, with product MSCKHFKNSPQKYYKIISFATFVGLLYACSTTKKVPDGEYLLTQNNFEFEDKKQFFDDELEDYVQQKPNKKQLLFMPLSLLLYNAANPKYYTILNEYMTYPSEMRNQKLRDSLFTKYNMQSSVGNSLFMDRLYHNWGTPPVILDQTRTEKSAQSIEKRMTYRGFWDAEVKYAHKLDSTAKKASVKYSITHNSPTNIKEYYYHIPDLGIKGLYQQKMHESLVRSGQLLDQTVLEKEITRINDWMRENGYYRFNAGNDEVGFVADSLLSRKEVPLVLEIRKDSINRPYKRATFGNIDVAIVDRHSDFPRRTVKDSLRRIRFHKMNENYKTSALWRTIIVDSKTIYDQKKLDLTKRNLLAMNNFSILKARDSLRQGGATAPNDSIVDVLYILKPLDKYELKIGTDINYSQLLNLGVSPSVDLTTRNVFRGAENLTTSVAGTFGSIRNPKNLDTRILAYEYSAQGSLSFPRLLLPFNYYKLIPKRYTPTSSIVLGASVQNNIGLGRTNFNTGLNYFANVNDQVSHRLTLFNTLFSLTKNKDSYYDFFVNDDVVRQTVFNDYFISNPQIKQDFESGILSRDQVSEKIIGDLGYAASIATDPKKADDLLSFLGTIVNKDRQTQDVLISSMIYNFIYNEIGKKDYPNAFYFNGKVELAGNIPSVFNQKRQDDGGILRSPERTIFGIPYAQFVKFDFDVRKYFKFNGNQTLALRQFIGIGIPYGNSSAMPFVRSYFNGGSNDIRAWVAFGGLGPGGSQIDEKVRTYLMGNIKLTTNIEYRIPFTEMYEGAIFTDIGNVWNTENNGFDDQFKFNKFIREMGIGSGFGLRVNVAYITLRVDLAYKIYDPNKPDGDRWRFHDIKPLKPTLNIAFGYPF from the coding sequence ATGAGCTGTAAGCATTTTAAGAATTCTCCTCAAAAATATTATAAAATAATATCATTTGCAACATTTGTCGGTTTACTTTATGCATGCAGTACCACAAAAAAAGTTCCGGATGGTGAATATCTGCTTACTCAAAACAATTTTGAATTTGAAGATAAAAAACAGTTTTTCGATGATGAGCTGGAAGATTATGTACAGCAGAAGCCCAACAAAAAGCAGCTGCTTTTCATGCCGCTAAGTCTTCTTTTATACAATGCAGCCAATCCTAAATACTATACGATTCTTAATGAATATATGACGTATCCGAGTGAGATGAGAAATCAGAAACTTCGTGATTCTCTTTTTACAAAATACAATATGCAGAGCAGTGTTGGTAATAGTCTTTTCATGGACAGACTATATCATAATTGGGGAACTCCTCCTGTGATTTTAGATCAGACCAGAACTGAAAAAAGCGCGCAGTCTATTGAAAAAAGAATGACGTACAGAGGTTTTTGGGATGCAGAAGTAAAATATGCTCACAAGCTTGATTCTACAGCTAAAAAAGCGTCTGTAAAGTATTCTATTACACACAACAGTCCTACAAATATTAAAGAATATTATTACCACATTCCAGATTTAGGGATTAAAGGACTTTACCAGCAAAAAATGCACGAAAGTTTGGTAAGAAGCGGGCAATTGCTCGATCAGACTGTTTTAGAAAAAGAAATTACCAGAATCAACGACTGGATGCGTGAAAACGGATATTACAGATTCAATGCAGGAAATGATGAGGTAGGTTTTGTTGCAGATTCTCTTTTGAGCAGAAAAGAAGTTCCGTTGGTTTTAGAAATTCGTAAAGATTCCATCAATCGTCCTTACAAAAGAGCTACTTTTGGAAATATTGACGTCGCAATTGTTGATCGTCATTCAGATTTTCCAAGAAGAACAGTGAAAGACAGTCTTAGAAGAATTAGATTTCATAAAATGAATGAAAATTATAAGACTTCTGCTTTATGGAGAACCATTATTGTTGATAGTAAAACTATTTATGATCAGAAAAAATTAGACCTTACCAAAAGAAACCTTTTGGCTATGAATAATTTTAGCATCCTTAAAGCCAGAGATTCTTTGAGACAAGGTGGTGCAACTGCTCCAAACGACAGTATTGTAGATGTTTTATATATCTTGAAACCTTTAGATAAATATGAGCTAAAGATAGGAACAGATATCAATTATTCTCAGTTACTAAATTTAGGGGTTTCCCCTTCTGTAGATCTTACAACCCGAAACGTGTTTCGTGGTGCAGAAAACTTGACGACGAGCGTTGCAGGAACTTTCGGATCAATCAGAAATCCTAAAAATTTAGATACAAGAATTTTAGCGTATGAATATTCTGCACAAGGCTCTCTAAGCTTTCCGAGATTATTGCTTCCGTTTAATTATTATAAACTGATTCCTAAAAGATATACTCCTACATCATCAATTGTTTTGGGAGCTTCGGTACAGAACAATATCGGTTTGGGAAGAACCAACTTTAATACAGGTTTAAATTATTTTGCCAATGTTAATGATCAGGTTTCTCACAGATTAACTTTGTTTAACACCCTTTTCAGTTTAACTAAAAATAAAGACAGTTATTATGATTTCTTCGTGAATGATGATGTTGTAAGACAGACTGTTTTTAATGATTATTTTATTTCTAATCCACAAATTAAACAGGATTTTGAGTCCGGAATTTTATCAAGAGACCAGGTTTCAGAAAAGATTATTGGTGATTTAGGATACGCAGCATCTATTGCGACAGATCCTAAAAAAGCTGATGATTTACTTTCTTTTCTGGGAACAATTGTGAATAAAGACAGACAGACTCAGGACGTTCTTATCTCATCAATGATTTATAATTTTATTTATAATGAAATTGGTAAAAAAGATTATCCTAATGCTTTTTATTTTAACGGAAAAGTAGAATTGGCAGGAAATATACCAAGTGTTTTTAATCAGAAAAGACAAGATGACGGTGGAATTTTAAGAAGTCCTGAAAGAACAATTTTTGGAATTCCATATGCACAGTTTGTGAAATTTGATTTTGATGTAAGAAAATATTTTAAATTTAATGGTAATCAGACTTTAGCATTACGACAGTTTATCGGGATAGGTATTCCTTACGGAAACTCTTCAGCAATGCCATTTGTAAGATCATATTTTAATGGAGGTTCTAATGATATCCGAGCTTGGGTTGCATTTGGCGGTTTAGGACCGGGTGGTTCTCAGATTGACGAAAAAGTACGTACTTATTTGATGGGGAATATTAAACTGACAACCAACATAGAATACAGAATTCCATTTACCGAAATGTACGAAGGTGCTATTTTTACCGATATCGGAAACGTTTGGAATACTGAAAATAATGGTTTTGATGATCAGTTTAAATTTAATAAATTCATCAGAGAAATGGGTATTGGTAGCGGATTTGGACTTAGAGTAAACGTTGCTTACATTACCTTAAGAGTAGATTTAGCTTACAAAATTTACGATCCGAACAAACCTGATGGTGACAGATGGAGATTCCATGATATTAAACCATTAAAACCAACTTTAAATATCGCTTTCGGATATCCTTTCTAA
- a CDS encoding FecCD family ABC transporter permease, with protein sequence MSKKFKILCLFLVIAVILTAIINLNTGFLTLHLQDFFLDSTNSQIAEIRVNRLLVMLLAGISIPTSGFLMQEYFQNPLAGPDILGITSVASLSVAFYIFFSHNILLPEFLQNSFLSLSAIIGSLLLMLVLLSMSNKFQDKSYLIIFGFLVSAFAGAIVSLLQFYAENQSLKNYILWSFGANNMVSRNQIIVLAVLVFIGLLICFKTIKPLIGNSLGSSYAQSLGVNLNHLKLMIIVASSLLSASVTAFLGPILFIGIIVPHFCRLIYNPAKLWQQWILNMFLGMLMMLFFSVVAEKSQIPLNVISSVFGIPVILMMLLKQNKV encoded by the coding sequence ATGTCTAAAAAATTTAAAATCCTGTGTCTATTTTTAGTAATCGCAGTTATTTTGACAGCGATTATCAATTTGAATACAGGATTTTTGACTTTACATCTTCAGGATTTTTTCCTGGATTCTACCAATAGTCAGATTGCTGAAATTCGTGTGAATCGTTTATTAGTAATGCTTTTAGCCGGGATTTCAATTCCTACATCGGGTTTTCTGATGCAGGAATATTTTCAAAATCCTCTTGCCGGACCGGATATTTTAGGAATTACCTCTGTTGCAAGTTTATCAGTTGCATTCTATATTTTCTTTTCACACAATATTTTACTGCCCGAATTTCTTCAAAATAGTTTTCTTAGTTTGTCTGCAATTATCGGAAGCTTGCTGTTGATGCTTGTTTTGCTGTCGATGTCAAATAAATTTCAGGATAAATCATATCTGATTATTTTCGGATTTCTGGTATCGGCTTTTGCGGGAGCTATTGTTTCGTTACTTCAGTTTTATGCGGAAAATCAAAGCTTAAAAAATTATATTTTATGGTCTTTCGGAGCCAATAATATGGTATCGAGAAATCAGATTATCGTTCTTGCTGTTTTAGTTTTTATTGGATTATTGATTTGCTTTAAAACCATAAAACCCTTAATCGGAAATTCTCTTGGAAGTTCATACGCACAGAGTTTAGGAGTTAATTTAAATCACCTGAAATTGATGATCATTGTTGCTTCTTCTCTACTTTCCGCATCGGTTACAGCATTTTTAGGGCCTATTTTATTCATCGGAATTATTGTTCCTCATTTCTGCAGGCTAATTTATAACCCTGCAAAACTTTGGCAGCAATGGATTTTGAATATGTTTTTAGGAATGTTGATGATGTTATTCTTTTCAGTGGTTGCCGAAAAATCGCAGATTCCTTTGAATGTAATCAGTTCAGTTTTTGGTATTCCTGTAATTTTAATGATGCTTTTGAAACAGAATAAAGTGTAA